One region of Lampris incognitus isolate fLamInc1 chromosome 12, fLamInc1.hap2, whole genome shotgun sequence genomic DNA includes:
- the tescb gene encoding tescalcin b produces the protein MAQEGLFNVGFLTFPGRCVGEDIVSWNKIIGIMGALHSMAGGPAYLDLSEKTGFSLEQIGILHKRFKQLSHNEETLLREDFNTIPDLACNPIRTQIIEAFFDRRNFQQNAEGTVQEIGFEEFLVVMSYFRPPSQHMTEEQRENVRKEKLRFLFNMHDTDNDGTITLEEYRHVVEELLSHSGALGKETAKGIADAAMLEVASISMGHMEPDEIYEGITFDHFLKLLEEFEIESRMNIRFLNMDTTNLCK, from the exons atggctcaggag ggcctgttcaaTGTGGGATTTCTgaccttccccggccgctgtgtcggtgaggACATCGTCAGCT GGAACAAGATAATAGGAATTATGGGAGCATTACATTCAATGGCAGGTGGACCCGCGTATCTTGATCTATCAGAAAAGACAGGAT TTTCCCTTGAACAGATCGGTATCCTACACAAACGATTCAAGCAGCTGAGCCACAACGAAGAGACTCTGCT GAGAGAGGATTTCAACACAATTCCAGATCTGGCATGCAACCCCATCCGTACCCAAATCATAGAGGCCTTCTTTGACAGAAG AAACTTTCAACAGAACGCAGAGGGGACTGTCCAGGAGATTGGCTTTGAGGAGTTCCTGGTGGTCATGTCCTATTTCAGACCCCCGTCACAGCATATGACAGAGGAACAGCGAGAGAATGTCAGAAAGGAGAAATTGAGAT TCCTATTCAACATGCATGACACAGATAATGATGGAACAATAACCTTGGAGGAATATAGACAT GTGGTAGAAGAATTATTGTCTCACAGTGGGGCACTAGGAAAAGAAACAGCTAAAGGCATTGCTGATGCAGCCATGTTGGAGGTGGCCAGTATTTCAATGGGTCACATG GAACCTGATGAAATTTATGAAGGAATCACATTTGATCATTTCCTTAAG TTACTTGAGGAGTTTGAGATTGAATCAAGAATGAACATTCGCTTTTTGAATATGGACACGACAAACCTGTGCAAGTGA